From Algoriphagus sp. NG3, the proteins below share one genomic window:
- a CDS encoding type II toxin-antitoxin system HicA family toxin, giving the protein MKVKELQKLLFEDGWKIKTQKGSHQQLIHPVKPGKVTVPVHGGDVPPGTLNSILKQAGLK; this is encoded by the coding sequence ATGAAAGTAAAGGAATTGCAAAAGTTACTTTTTGAGGATGGCTGGAAAATTAAAACTCAGAAAGGGAGCCATCAGCAACTCATACATCCGGTGAAACCAGGAAAAGTAACTGTGCCAGTCCATGGAGGCGATGTGCCTCCAGGAACTTTAAACTCCATTCTGAAGCAAGCAGGACTGAAGTAA
- a CDS encoding response regulator translates to MISILIVEDSSPKVAAIKEVLNEYPEVSSSVNVASDTNNARRLLDSKKYDLLLLDLVLPNDFGDEAKPDNGIDFLNEISLDPNKKRPYHIIGISGFSDFIEHYSEDFKKNLWYLIEYQEDEEDWKDILRNKIEYIIGSKNEINLEIINSFEFDVAIITAIPKELDKVLKLDCKWIEKKLINDDTMYHIGQIKKGDVFIRLVSACSPQMGMCASTALSMKLINNFKPKYLIMCGIAAGIKGEVQLGDILIADQVWDGASGKLRSNEGGVLFQPDPKSKILDEGLKEKLLFIKSKRKYLDNIRSNYSGDAPSTILDIHIGPMASVPAVIQSDIEIEKIKTHSRKLIGIEMETYGVFYSAAHCQKPKPMVFSVKSVSDFANEEKNDSLQDYASYTSSSFVYQMILNELEY, encoded by the coding sequence ATGATTTCAATATTAATTGTTGAAGATAGCAGCCCCAAAGTTGCAGCCATTAAAGAAGTTCTAAATGAATATCCTGAAGTCTCCTCCTCTGTAAATGTCGCTTCTGACACCAACAATGCAAGAAGACTTTTAGATTCTAAGAAATATGACCTTCTATTACTAGATTTAGTTCTTCCAAACGATTTTGGGGATGAGGCAAAACCAGACAACGGCATAGATTTTTTAAATGAAATATCATTAGACCCTAACAAAAAGCGCCCATATCATATAATAGGGATTTCTGGATTTTCTGATTTCATTGAACATTATTCTGAAGATTTTAAAAAAAATCTTTGGTATTTAATTGAATATCAAGAAGATGAAGAAGATTGGAAAGATATTTTAAGGAATAAAATTGAATACATAATAGGGTCTAAAAATGAAATTAATTTGGAAATAATCAACTCCTTTGAATTTGATGTAGCCATAATCACAGCGATTCCTAAAGAACTGGATAAGGTTCTAAAACTTGATTGCAAGTGGATCGAAAAAAAGCTAATAAATGATGACACAATGTATCACATAGGCCAAATTAAAAAAGGAGATGTATTCATTAGATTAGTATCTGCATGTTCGCCACAAATGGGTATGTGTGCTTCTACCGCCTTGTCAATGAAATTAATTAATAATTTTAAACCAAAATACCTAATAATGTGCGGAATAGCTGCAGGAATAAAAGGAGAGGTGCAACTTGGCGATATTTTAATTGCTGATCAGGTTTGGGATGGAGCAAGTGGAAAATTACGTTCTAATGAAGGAGGTGTCCTTTTTCAACCAGATCCAAAATCAAAAATTTTGGATGAGGGACTTAAAGAGAAATTACTTTTTATAAAATCAAAAAGAAAATACCTTGATAATATTAGAAGTAATTATTCTGGTGATGCTCCTTCTACTATTTTGGATATTCATATAGGTCCAATGGCATCTGTGCCTGCAGTAATTCAATCAGATATTGAAATTGAAAAAATAAAGACTCACAGCAGAAAATTAATAGGAATAGAAATGGAAACCTATGGCGTTTTCTACAGTGCAGCGCACTGTCAAAAGCCTAAACCTATGGTTTTTTCTGTCAAATCAGTATCTGACTTTGCAAATGAAGAAAAAAATGATTCGTTACAAGATTATGCCTCATATACAAGCAGTTCTTTTGTTTATCAGATGATATTAAATGAATTAGAGTATTAG
- a CDS encoding helix-turn-helix transcriptional regulator, producing the protein MEIVKIPLTIERQGGKELWGRVEFNDNLITDFAETVAELEAKIKGLLWDFEELAPEQVEFTYQYDIYALFQKFDFLKISTVAEHAGMNPGLLRQYVSGAKSPSQDQAKKIERMLHKLAAELQEAIIVTS; encoded by the coding sequence ATGGAAATTGTAAAAATCCCACTGACCATCGAAAGGCAGGGGGGCAAGGAACTGTGGGGAAGAGTGGAATTCAATGACAACCTAATTACAGACTTTGCGGAAACCGTAGCAGAACTGGAAGCTAAAATCAAAGGACTATTGTGGGACTTCGAAGAGCTCGCCCCAGAACAGGTGGAATTCACTTACCAATATGACATCTATGCGTTATTTCAGAAGTTTGACTTCCTGAAAATATCTACCGTAGCTGAGCATGCAGGGATGAATCCGGGACTTCTGAGGCAATATGTGTCTGGAGCTAAAAGCCCATCGCAAGACCAAGCAAAAAAAATAGAAAGAATGCTCCATAAACTCGCGGCTGAGCTTCAGGAAGCAATAATTGTCACTTCATAA
- the purL gene encoding phosphoribosylformylglycinamidine synthase, whose amino-acid sequence MIFFFESPQKTVYAVQSPQPFAPEDLEKLTWLFGGATAISTPSLSGKYSGPRKEMITPWSTNAVEITANMGIPGVIRIEEFFPINEGDQIDPMLQHAFDGLDQEIFDIHLQPEAIVEIHDIAAYNKEHGLALSQVEVDYLDNVSKQLERPLTDSEVFGFSQVNSEHCRHKIFNGTFIIDGAEKPQTLFQLIKETSKAHPNRIASAYKDNVAFVGGPKAQQFAPKTAHQADFFETREIDTVISLKAETHNFPTTVEPFNGAATGAGGEIRDRMAGGTASIPLAGTAVYMTSYPRSEKGRSWESKLEERPWLYQTPMDILIKASNGASDFGNKFGQPLISGSLLTFEHEEDGKHHGFDKVIMLAGGVGFTNANYTKKDAPKAGDQIVIMGGDNYRIGMGGSAVSSLNTGELSNAIELNAIQRSNPEMQKRVSNVIRAMAESENNPIISIHDHGAGGHLNCLSELVEDAGGTIHIDKLPVGDPTLSAKEIIGNESQERMGLVIGKKDVDTLHQISDRERAPFYVVGETTGDMHFKFENGKTGEKPVDWNLSYMFGSSPKTILEDDTTNATFAEANYEADLIQAYVREVLQLEAVACKDWLTNKVDRSVTGRVATQQTVGEIQLPLNDVAVMALDFTGNKGIATSIGHAPVAALANPEAGSRLAIAEAMTNLIFAHIQDGLQGISLSANWMWPAKNKGENDRLYRAVEAVSKFAIDLGVNIPTGKDSLSMTQKYPDGKTVYSPGTVIISSVGECSDVQKTVKTALKPIKGSRILYIDFSKDDFKLAGSSFYQALNKVGTETPDVKDPQYFAKAFTAIQDLIDQTWVMAGHDISSGGLITALLEMCFPVQNIGLKVKLDRLHEPDMVKALFAENPGILIQVADDHAVEALLVEADVDYVELAKVTDSGNIEFAGKDLTLDIKELRDVWFRSSYLLDRKQSGEQLAKDRFDNYKNQPLAFEFAEGWKGDFAAAGLDPFRTTKGKAKAAIIREKGVNGDREMAYSLWLAGFEVKDIHMTDLIAGRENLEDVQLIVFVGGFSNSDVLGSAKGWAGAFLYNPKAKQALDNFYARPDTLSLGVCNGCQLMVELGLVTPDHADKPKMLHNASHKFESTFVNVTIPQNESVMLGSLSGQRLGVWVAHGEGKFSLPQAESDYNFAMKYSYEAYPGNPNGSDHATAGIASADGRHLAIMPHIERSLKPWNWAHYPADRNDDFTPWMDAFVNARLWVEDHTS is encoded by the coding sequence ATGATTTTCTTCTTTGAATCCCCTCAAAAAACCGTTTACGCTGTACAATCTCCACAACCTTTCGCGCCCGAAGACTTAGAAAAGCTGACCTGGCTTTTTGGCGGAGCAACAGCCATTTCTACACCTTCACTTTCCGGGAAATACTCAGGACCCCGCAAGGAAATGATCACTCCATGGTCAACCAACGCCGTGGAAATCACCGCAAACATGGGAATCCCCGGCGTGATCCGCATCGAGGAGTTTTTCCCTATCAACGAAGGAGATCAGATCGACCCCATGCTCCAGCATGCGTTTGACGGACTGGATCAGGAGATTTTTGATATCCACCTGCAGCCGGAAGCGATCGTGGAAATCCACGATATCGCCGCTTACAATAAGGAGCACGGTTTGGCGCTTAGCCAAGTAGAAGTGGATTACCTGGACAATGTCTCCAAGCAACTGGAGAGACCTCTGACGGATTCTGAGGTTTTCGGATTTTCCCAGGTGAACTCTGAGCATTGCCGACACAAGATTTTCAACGGTACTTTTATTATAGACGGAGCAGAAAAGCCGCAGACGCTTTTCCAACTCATCAAAGAAACTTCCAAAGCGCATCCCAACCGGATCGCTTCGGCTTACAAGGACAACGTGGCCTTTGTAGGCGGGCCAAAAGCACAGCAATTCGCACCGAAAACAGCACATCAGGCAGACTTCTTCGAAACCCGTGAGATCGACACGGTTATTTCCCTAAAAGCTGAAACACACAACTTCCCGACTACCGTGGAGCCTTTCAACGGTGCGGCCACAGGAGCTGGTGGAGAAATCAGGGACCGTATGGCTGGCGGAACTGCCTCCATTCCTTTGGCAGGAACGGCGGTATATATGACTTCTTATCCTCGTTCCGAGAAAGGAAGATCCTGGGAAAGCAAACTGGAAGAGCGTCCTTGGCTGTACCAAACTCCTATGGATATCCTGATCAAAGCTTCAAATGGAGCTTCTGATTTTGGAAATAAATTCGGTCAGCCCCTGATCTCCGGATCTTTGTTGACTTTCGAGCATGAGGAAGACGGCAAACATCACGGTTTTGATAAAGTAATCATGCTGGCTGGTGGAGTGGGCTTCACCAATGCCAACTACACGAAAAAAGATGCCCCAAAAGCCGGTGATCAGATTGTGATCATGGGCGGCGATAACTATAGAATCGGAATGGGCGGTTCGGCGGTTTCTTCTTTGAATACCGGTGAACTTTCCAATGCAATCGAGCTAAATGCCATCCAGCGATCCAATCCTGAGATGCAAAAGCGGGTTTCCAACGTGATCCGCGCCATGGCCGAAAGCGAAAACAATCCAATCATTTCTATCCACGATCACGGAGCCGGCGGACATTTGAACTGCCTTTCCGAATTGGTGGAAGATGCCGGAGGAACGATCCACATCGACAAATTGCCGGTGGGTGACCCTACCCTTTCCGCTAAGGAAATCATCGGAAACGAATCCCAGGAACGTATGGGATTGGTTATTGGCAAAAAAGACGTGGACACCTTACATCAGATCTCTGACCGTGAGCGTGCGCCATTCTACGTGGTGGGCGAGACGACCGGAGATATGCATTTCAAATTCGAAAATGGTAAAACCGGAGAGAAACCGGTGGACTGGAACCTGAGCTACATGTTCGGTTCTTCGCCTAAAACCATTTTGGAAGACGATACTACCAACGCAACTTTTGCGGAAGCAAACTACGAAGCTGACCTGATCCAGGCCTATGTACGCGAAGTACTTCAGCTGGAAGCGGTGGCTTGTAAGGATTGGTTGACCAATAAAGTCGATAGATCTGTGACGGGTCGTGTGGCGACACAGCAGACTGTCGGAGAGATCCAACTTCCGCTGAATGACGTGGCCGTGATGGCTTTGGACTTCACCGGAAATAAAGGCATAGCAACTTCCATCGGACATGCGCCAGTGGCAGCTTTAGCAAATCCTGAAGCAGGTAGCCGATTAGCAATTGCTGAAGCGATGACCAACTTGATTTTTGCACATATCCAGGACGGATTGCAGGGAATTTCCCTTTCTGCCAACTGGATGTGGCCTGCCAAAAACAAAGGTGAAAACGACAGACTATACAGAGCGGTAGAAGCCGTTTCTAAATTTGCAATCGACTTAGGTGTGAATATCCCTACGGGAAAAGACTCTCTTTCCATGACTCAAAAATACCCTGACGGAAAAACGGTGTACTCTCCGGGAACGGTGATCATCTCCTCCGTGGGTGAATGCTCTGATGTGCAGAAAACAGTGAAAACTGCCCTCAAACCTATCAAAGGAAGTAGAATCCTCTACATAGATTTCTCCAAGGATGACTTCAAACTTGCCGGTTCCAGCTTCTACCAAGCCCTAAACAAGGTCGGAACAGAAACTCCTGATGTCAAAGACCCGCAGTATTTTGCAAAGGCATTTACTGCTATTCAGGATCTGATCGATCAGACTTGGGTGATGGCTGGTCACGACATTTCTTCCGGTGGGTTGATCACTGCCTTATTGGAAATGTGTTTCCCTGTGCAGAATATTGGTTTGAAAGTAAAACTGGATCGTCTGCATGAGCCGGACATGGTGAAAGCATTGTTTGCGGAGAATCCAGGTATCCTGATTCAGGTAGCAGATGACCATGCGGTGGAAGCCTTATTGGTGGAAGCTGACGTGGATTATGTAGAGCTGGCGAAAGTCACTGATTCCGGAAATATTGAGTTTGCAGGAAAAGACCTGACGCTGGATATCAAAGAACTACGCGATGTTTGGTTCAGATCCTCTTATTTATTGGACAGAAAGCAAAGCGGTGAGCAACTGGCAAAAGACCGCTTTGACAACTATAAAAATCAACCGCTGGCATTTGAGTTTGCAGAAGGCTGGAAAGGTGACTTTGCGGCAGCGGGACTTGATCCTTTCCGCACCACAAAAGGCAAGGCGAAAGCAGCGATCATACGTGAAAAAGGGGTGAACGGCGATCGTGAGATGGCTTACTCACTCTGGTTGGCAGGATTCGAAGTGAAGGATATTCATATGACCGATCTGATCGCAGGACGTGAGAACCTGGAAGATGTGCAGCTAATCGTTTTCGTGGGTGGATTCTCCAACTCTGATGTACTGGGTTCGGCCAAAGGCTGGGCAGGTGCATTCCTTTACAACCCTAAGGCTAAGCAGGCGCTGGACAACTTCTACGCAAGACCTGACACCTTGAGTTTGGGCGTATGTAACGGTTGCCAATTGATGGTAGAACTAGGTTTGGTCACTCCTGATCATGCCGACAAACCAAAGATGCTCCACAATGCTTCCCATAAGTTTGAATCTACCTTCGTGAACGTAACCATCCCACAAAACGAATCAGTGATGCTAGGCTCGCTTAGCGGACAGCGACTAGGCGTATGGGTGGCACACGGAGAAGGTAAGTTCTCCCTTCCACAAGCTGAAAGCGACTACAACTTCGCGATGAAGTACAGCTACGAGGCTTACCCAGGCAATCCAAACGGTTCCGATCACGCTACCGCAGGTATCGCCTCTGCAGATGGTCGTCACTTAGCCATCATGCCACATATCGAGCGAAGCTTGAAGCCTTGGAACTGGGCGCACTATCCAGCTGATAGAAATGATGACTTTACACCTTGGATGGATGCGTTTGTGAACGCCCGCCTCTGGGTGGAGGATCATACTTCTTAA
- a CDS encoding Crp/Fnr family transcriptional regulator, which produces MQLEQTINQLDELYSPLSIACRQDLIANAKLSTFKRGEVVVREGQYSEKAYLIVEGCARAYYLKDGKDISDWFAFENQFMAPIVSFFSAKPSPHYVEFVEDSVAYEFSKDTFDSLSHKHHDFERFISKVVTVTMLGLCERLYTIQFNRAEDRFKHLISIYPDITNRIPLTHIASYLGITLETLSRIRSPKNRT; this is translated from the coding sequence ATGCAACTCGAACAAACAATAAATCAACTTGACGAGCTCTACTCACCTTTATCCATAGCATGCCGGCAAGATCTTATTGCCAATGCCAAACTCAGCACATTTAAGAGAGGTGAGGTTGTTGTCAGGGAAGGGCAATATTCTGAAAAAGCGTATTTGATCGTAGAAGGTTGCGCCAGAGCCTACTATTTAAAAGACGGGAAAGATATTTCTGATTGGTTTGCCTTCGAAAACCAGTTTATGGCTCCCATCGTCAGTTTTTTCAGTGCCAAACCTAGCCCTCATTATGTGGAGTTTGTGGAAGATTCCGTGGCTTACGAGTTCTCAAAAGACACTTTTGACAGTCTTTCCCACAAGCATCATGACTTTGAACGCTTCATCAGCAAAGTGGTGACAGTAACCATGCTGGGGCTATGCGAAAGGCTTTACACCATCCAATTCAATAGAGCCGAGGATAGATTTAAGCACCTGATCAGCATCTATCCGGATATCACCAACAGAATCCCCCTTACCCATATAGCTTCTTATCTGGGGATCACATTGGAGACCTTGAGTAGAATAAGAAGTCCAAAAAACAGGACTTGA
- a CDS encoding XRE family transcriptional regulator, with the protein MNEKIHHGRNIKRFREMMGIKQESLAFELGPDWSQKKISLLEQKEEVEEELLRQVAEILKVPAEAIKNFNEESAINFFNSSFNGQFSGVNYHTTFNVNPIEKWVEALEENKKLYERLLESEKEKMELMKKMMEK; encoded by the coding sequence ATGAACGAAAAAATCCACCACGGCAGGAATATCAAGCGTTTTCGTGAGATGATGGGCATCAAGCAGGAATCGCTGGCCTTCGAACTCGGGCCTGACTGGTCCCAAAAGAAAATCAGCCTGCTGGAGCAAAAGGAAGAAGTGGAGGAGGAGCTCTTGCGTCAGGTGGCTGAGATTTTAAAGGTTCCAGCGGAAGCGATTAAGAATTTTAATGAGGAATCCGCCATCAATTTTTTTAATTCTTCATTCAATGGTCAATTTAGCGGTGTAAATTATCATACCACATTCAATGTCAATCCGATTGAAAAGTGGGTCGAAGCACTTGAAGAAAATAAGAAACTATACGAGCGACTTCTGGAATCCGAAAAAGAGAAGATGGAGTTGATGAAGAAGATGATGGAGAAATAG
- a CDS encoding HEPN domain-containing protein: protein MGQNHFTSSQARKELLSNLFAEFGEETGVKLQLWRLFKSWTSDPDAENDFNKRKGMIRFYENLQSLVDALYQAEPLPEPEPFPEVIQTSESYFLQLIEALKILVDPEMIFLFDLPNLGHLDISHRREIYVVLKHQELEVYQNTVGLFSFLAAGKQEIAVHAINRNYLGKEHRNGNLFFLTQFHSGKLIFKKEGVKDLSEIDGEKLKERMGLVSRDLDKNWETSDLFWRHAMQEQEDLNWGMSLYFIHQSLELRLRGLILAWEGYERKSHEIRILLRECYQFIPELIVVFPQDCIEEKHLLQTLEDAYCKARYKLDFPIKRKIAELLTDRARQIQQLCQRHYEHFFQPLQKQIQHEN from the coding sequence ATGGGACAAAATCACTTTACTTCCAGCCAGGCAAGAAAGGAGCTTCTATCAAATCTTTTTGCTGAGTTTGGGGAGGAGACAGGAGTGAAGCTTCAACTTTGGCGTCTCTTCAAGTCCTGGACATCTGATCCTGACGCTGAAAACGATTTTAATAAACGAAAGGGAATGATTCGGTTCTATGAGAATCTACAATCCTTGGTAGATGCGCTATATCAAGCTGAACCCCTTCCAGAACCCGAGCCCTTTCCCGAGGTTATCCAAACTTCAGAGAGTTACTTTCTTCAGCTGATCGAAGCCTTGAAGATTTTGGTTGACCCCGAAATGATCTTTCTGTTTGACCTCCCAAATCTCGGGCATCTGGATATTTCCCATCGTAGGGAAATCTATGTGGTACTCAAGCATCAGGAGCTGGAAGTGTATCAGAATACTGTGGGACTATTCAGCTTTCTGGCTGCAGGCAAACAAGAGATCGCCGTCCACGCTATTAACAGGAATTACTTGGGGAAAGAGCATCGAAATGGTAATCTATTCTTTCTAACGCAGTTCCACTCCGGTAAGCTGATTTTCAAGAAAGAAGGAGTAAAAGACCTGTCAGAGATAGATGGAGAAAAGTTGAAGGAACGAATGGGGCTGGTGAGTCGTGATCTGGATAAGAACTGGGAGACTTCGGATCTGTTTTGGAGGCATGCCATGCAGGAGCAGGAGGATTTGAACTGGGGTATGTCATTGTATTTTATCCATCAAAGTCTGGAGTTACGTCTTCGGGGATTGATCTTGGCGTGGGAAGGATATGAGCGAAAAAGCCATGAAATCAGGATACTGCTTCGGGAATGCTACCAATTTATTCCTGAGCTAATAGTGGTTTTCCCCCAAGACTGTATAGAGGAAAAACACTTGTTACAGACTTTGGAAGATGCCTACTGCAAGGCAAGGTATAAATTGGATTTTCCGATAAAGAGAAAGATTGCTGAGCTTCTGACCGATCGTGCCAGACAGATTCAGCAACTATGTCAGCGTCATTATGAACATTTTTTTCAACCACTTCAAAAACAAATACAGCATGAAAACTGA
- a CDS encoding REP-associated tyrosine transposase, giving the protein MGEAYQISDQEMPYFLTFQVVGWADVFSRKVYRDFILENLTYSRKEKCLYLYGYVIMSNHIHLVVQVKEGKLSDWVRDFKKFTSKKLVKLVLDNPEESRREWLKMVFEYHAKFNKRSGDLQFWTHDNHAIELYRPEMIESRMKYIHDNPVRAGIVENPEDYLHSSARNYSGLKGLIDVDYW; this is encoded by the coding sequence ATGGGCGAAGCTTACCAGATCAGTGACCAGGAAATGCCATACTTCTTGACTTTTCAAGTGGTAGGTTGGGCGGATGTCTTTTCAAGAAAAGTTTACCGTGATTTTATCTTGGAGAATTTGACTTATTCTCGCAAAGAAAAGTGTTTGTATCTATATGGCTATGTAATCATGAGCAACCATATTCACTTGGTCGTTCAGGTGAAAGAAGGGAAATTGTCTGATTGGGTAAGGGACTTCAAGAAATTTACGAGCAAGAAATTAGTAAAGTTGGTTCTTGATAATCCAGAAGAAAGTAGGCGGGAATGGCTAAAGATGGTTTTTGAATACCATGCTAAATTCAACAAGAGGTCTGGTGACTTACAATTCTGGACTCATGACAATCATGCAATCGAGCTTTACAGGCCTGAGATGATCGAGAGTAGAATGAAGTATATTCACGATAATCCTGTCAGGGCTGGAATTGTGGAAAATCCAGAGGATTATCTGCATTCTAGTGCTAGAAATTATTCAGGATTGAAGGGGCTGATTGATGTGGATTATTGGTAG
- a CDS encoding NAD(P)H-dependent oxidoreductase — translation MKKILIINGHPDKESFNYALSDAYKKGAAKAGAEIKEINIRELDFNPNLQYGYRKRTELEPDLLEAQDKLKWADHLVWIYPVWWGSVPAMMKGFLDRVLLPSFAFNKRENSLWWDKCFTGKTARIICTMDQPTWYYRLVYGSPSHQAMKKVTMHYIGVKKVRITAIGPIRLSKEEFRAKWLKKVEKLGQTNQ, via the coding sequence ATGAAAAAAATACTAATTATAAACGGTCATCCCGATAAGGAAAGCTTCAATTATGCGCTTTCTGATGCCTATAAGAAAGGAGCTGCTAAAGCTGGAGCTGAAATCAAGGAAATCAATATCAGAGAATTGGATTTCAACCCAAACCTCCAATATGGCTATAGAAAGCGGACTGAACTCGAACCGGATTTATTGGAAGCGCAAGACAAATTAAAGTGGGCTGATCACCTTGTTTGGATATATCCGGTCTGGTGGGGTTCAGTACCAGCGATGATGAAAGGTTTTTTGGACAGAGTCTTGCTCCCCAGTTTTGCGTTTAACAAAAGAGAAAATTCCTTATGGTGGGATAAATGCTTCACAGGAAAAACCGCAAGAATAATTTGCACTATGGATCAGCCGACATGGTATTACCGATTGGTTTATGGAAGCCCGAGCCATCAAGCCATGAAAAAAGTAACAATGCATTATATTGGGGTCAAAAAGGTACGGATTACAGCTATTGGCCCCATAAGGCTTTCCAAAGAAGAATTTAGAGCAAAATGGCTGAAGAAAGTCGAAAAGCTTGGCCAAACCAATCAGTAA
- a CDS encoding TetR/AcrR family transcriptional regulator, producing MREKILQVASEQFSQYGIRAITMEDIARLAGISKKTIYQEFMDKKQLVKEAFSVALREDQETLKKIMSGEDGVIEHLVHTSKMVRERLATLNPMVLLEIQKYFPEVWEMFNEFKDEIIVTDIVNVIEKGKRLGYFRPEINAKILANMRIDQIRSAMNPANFIRTDYNLATLHVEMLDHFLHGIFTEKGRKAYLDKVTRTSASR from the coding sequence ATGAGGGAAAAGATTTTACAGGTAGCCAGTGAGCAATTTAGTCAATATGGCATACGGGCTATTACCATGGAGGATATAGCACGCTTGGCAGGGATTTCAAAAAAGACCATTTACCAAGAATTTATGGACAAAAAGCAGCTTGTGAAAGAGGCTTTTTCTGTGGCCTTAAGAGAAGATCAGGAAACGCTTAAAAAGATAATGAGTGGGGAGGATGGGGTCATTGAGCATTTAGTCCATACGTCCAAAATGGTAAGAGAGCGTTTGGCTACTTTGAATCCGATGGTTCTGCTGGAGATCCAAAAGTATTTTCCGGAAGTGTGGGAAATGTTCAATGAGTTTAAAGATGAAATTATTGTGACAGATATCGTCAACGTGATTGAAAAAGGCAAGAGGCTTGGCTACTTTCGTCCTGAAATCAATGCGAAAATTCTGGCAAATATGAGGATTGATCAGATCAGGTCTGCCATGAACCCGGCAAACTTTATTAGAACGGATTATAATCTTGCCACACTTCATGTGGAGATGCTGGATCATTTCTTACATGGGATTTTTACCGAAAAAGGAAGGAAAGCCTATTTAGATAAAGTGACCAGGACCAGCGCATCCAGGTAA